The region GGATGATGTTGAAACCTTAGATCTTTCTGAAGTGCCAGAAGGATATGATAGCGGTAGCAATTACTACCATTTTAGAGAAGGAGAATGTAGTAATCAGGATGATTCAGATCCTTGCTTGTTTTCAGAATATGTTACAGTCGAAAACGATTTTGAAACCGGTAATTTCATTGATTCTATGAATTTTGAAGATGATACCGATTATGATGTATTTGATCCTAGCAATCCTTATGGTTCTTATTTAATTACTGATACACCTAGCGATTTATATGGTCCTTTTACGTCACACACAGATGATGATGGTATGATGTTAGTTCTAGATGGTTCACCAGAAGGTTATTCTGATAGAGCTTATTACACCGTTAGAACTCCAGAACTTTGTGCAGGAGCAACCTATTTTGTAACAATGAGATTGAGAGATCTTAGTCAACCAGATGTTAATAATGCTAGATTGAGCATTAATTATCAGTCTGAAGATGATCCAAACGGAGTGGTACTAACCCAGTTTACTATCACCGATCTAGACGGAGGAAGTGATCCACAAGGATGGAAAGAAGTTGGTTTCATTATGGAAGCAAAATCAGACGGGCAAATGATTATGAGAGTTAGAGATGTTGAAGATGCTAATTCTGGCAACGATTTTGCTATGGACGATATAACATTATCTAACAACCCAACAATATTAAGTGGGTTAACTGCAGATAATATTAATCCTTCAAACTAATCTAATATTTTAATTTTATTGAAACTGAAGAGCCCAATTTGGGCTCTTCTTTTTTATGCCTTAATCTCAGATTTTACATAGGCCTTTAGCTCCTCAAAGAACATCCTAAATTCATTTTCAAATTCTTCATAAAACTCTCTTAGTTCTTCCACCGCTAAATGCATTTTGACCCGATATTTAATTCTGCGGTTCATTTGAAAAAGAATTTTCTCTATTCCATCTATTTTTCGGTAGTTATAAAGCCAGTTATCGGCCACCATATATGGAAGAAAATTTTGAACCGGTTTTGGTAAAACTTCAAAATTATCCTGTAAAAGTTTATAAAAATCTTCGGTATATTCTTTTAGTGGGGTTTCACAATATTCTTTCCAGTTTGCAGCGAGAAAATGATCGTATAAAATATCTACAATAACCCGGCTGTAATGGCCGTAACGATCAAATAGGCGCTCAACACTTTTACTAACAATAGGGTGAGTGTCAGTAAAAGTATCAATTGCACGGTGCAATACTATTCCTTTTTGAATTTCTGGCGGATACTCTAAATACTTTTTTCCTTTCACCGAATCTGCAATAAAATTCCCAATTTTTAATTGCGTGTTATCGTCCGAAAGATATATGTGTGCTAAGAAATTCATTTTTGAAAGTTACGTAAATCCGGTAGTTTCCTGTTTAATTTTTGTTAAGTTTTGGCGCTACCTGCCTGCTCCTTGTATATTTGTTAAAATTTTACCCGATAATCGGGATTCAACATTTAAAAATAAAATGCATTGTGAGCCTGCCTTTGGCTAGCTTACTTTATAGAAAATATTCATTATAAAATAAACTTATGAGTTTAATAAAATCAATTTCAGGAATACGGGGTACTATAGGTGGTAAAACGGGTGATAATCTAACACCAATAGATACGGTGAAGTTTGCCGCTGCTTATGGAACCTGGTTAAAGAATAATTCAGAAAATAAAAAATTAAAAGTTGTGGTAGGTCGTGACGCCAGAATTTCTGGGAAAATGGTACAGGATTTAACGATGAATACGCTCACCGGGTTGGGAATAGACGTGATAGATATAGACCTTTCAACAACTCCTACGGTAGAGATTGCCGTGCCTTTGGAAAATGCAGATGGCGGAATTATCTTAACTGCCAGTCATAATCCAAAACAATGGAACGCCCTTAAATTATTAAATAGTAAAGGCGAATTTCTGGATGGGGCAGAAGGAGCGAAAATCCTGGAATATGCAGAGCACGATAATTTTAATTTTTCTGAAGTTGATGATCTTGGATCCATCACCAGGAAAGATAATTATATGGATATTCATATAGAGGAGGTTTTGAAACTTAAACTTGTGGAGGCTGATAAAATCAAAAAAGCCGGTTTTAAAGTTGTAGTAGATGGAGTGAACTCAAGTGGAGGAATTGTTATTCCAAAACTTTTGAAAAAAATGGGCGTTGAGGTTGTAGAACTTTATTGTGAGCCAAACGGGCATTTTCCGCATAATCCAGAACCTTTAAAAGAACACCTTACCGATATTAGTGAATTAGTGAAAAAGGAGAAAGCCGATTTTGGAATTGTTGTAGATCCAGATGTAGACAGGCTTGCATTTATAGATGAAAACGGCGAAATGTTTGGGGAAGAGTATACGCTTGTGGCTTGTGCCGATTATGTATTATCTAAAACTTCTGGAAATACCGTAAGTAATTTATCGTCGTCAAGGGCGCTTAGCGATGTTACTCAAAAACATGGTGGGGAATATAAAGCCAGCGCGGTAGGTGAAGTGAATGTTGTAAAATTAATGAAAGATTCTAATGCAATAATTGGCGGAGAAGGAAACGGCGGAATTATTTATCCTGAATCTCATTATGGGCGTGATAGCCTTGTTGGTGTTGGCTTGTTTTTAACCCATTTAGCCGAAAAAAATATAAGTGTTTCTAAATTACGAAAAGAATATACCGCTTATTTTATGAGCAAAAATAAAATTCAGTTGACGCCCGAAATTGATGTAGACGGAATTTTAAAGGCTATGGAAGAGAAATATAGAAATGAAGAAATTTCTACCGTAGACGGAGTAAAAATAGATTTTCCTGAAAACTGGGTGCATTTAAGAAAGTCGAATACTGAACCTATTATTAGAATTTATACCGAAGCAAAATCTCAGGCGAAAGCCGATGAATTGGCTGAGGATATGATTAAGGAAATCAAGAAAATTATAGCTTAACGAACAACGGCATTTGCAGGAATTTCTTTCCCAAAATGTTTCCAGCGCTTGTGCGTCCATAGGTAAAGCTCTGGTTTTTCGCGAATCTGTTTTTCTAAAAGCTGAATGTAATCTAAAGTTATTTGATTGTTTTTAGTTTCAGCAGGATTATCAGAAATATTAATTAAAGAGGCCTTATAATGGCCTCTTTTTACTTTTTCTACGTGCAGGTAAAGTACCACCATATCAAATTCTGTAGCTATTCTTTCAGAACCTGTATAAAAAGGAACTTTTTTCCCCATAAAATCGGTCCAGAATTTATAACTGGGTGTTTTAGGAGATTGGTCGGCTATCATGGCATAAGCCCCCCGAATACCTTCTTTCTGATTATTGGCTATGCGCAAACTGGCTTTAGAATTTTGTACAAGTTCGGCACCAAAACGCTGTCTAATGTCATTAATTAGTTTGTCAAAACCGGGATTTCTAATTTTTTTATAAATACCAAAAGCG is a window of Salegentibacter salegens DNA encoding:
- a CDS encoding acyl carrier protein phosphodiesterase, yielding MNFLAHIYLSDDNTQLKIGNFIADSVKGKKYLEYPPEIQKGIVLHRAIDTFTDTHPIVSKSVERLFDRYGHYSRVIVDILYDHFLAANWKEYCETPLKEYTEDFYKLLQDNFEVLPKPVQNFLPYMVADNWLYNYRKIDGIEKILFQMNRRIKYRVKMHLAVEELREFYEEFENEFRMFFEELKAYVKSEIKA
- the glmM gene encoding phosphoglucosamine mutase, coding for MSLIKSISGIRGTIGGKTGDNLTPIDTVKFAAAYGTWLKNNSENKKLKVVVGRDARISGKMVQDLTMNTLTGLGIDVIDIDLSTTPTVEIAVPLENADGGIILTASHNPKQWNALKLLNSKGEFLDGAEGAKILEYAEHDNFNFSEVDDLGSITRKDNYMDIHIEEVLKLKLVEADKIKKAGFKVVVDGVNSSGGIVIPKLLKKMGVEVVELYCEPNGHFPHNPEPLKEHLTDISELVKKEKADFGIVVDPDVDRLAFIDENGEMFGEEYTLVACADYVLSKTSGNTVSNLSSSRALSDVTQKHGGEYKASAVGEVNVVKLMKDSNAIIGGEGNGGIIYPESHYGRDSLVGVGLFLTHLAEKNISVSKLRKEYTAYFMSKNKIQLTPEIDVDGILKAMEEKYRNEEISTVDGVKIDFPENWVHLRKSNTEPIIRIYTEAKSQAKADELAEDMIKEIKKIIA
- a CDS encoding lysophospholipid acyltransferase family protein, with the protein product MQAVVFWLSYPLLWLISILPFPLFYLVSDVVYFLVYHLIGYRKKTVTDNLKFVFPEKSNEEIIQIRKKFYSHMCDMFLEMIKSISISEEELKKRFVYTNLEELRRIEKLDKSIMLMCGHYASFEWLFALQLHDLKHSAFGIYKKIRNPGFDKLINDIRQRFGAELVQNSKASLRIANNQKEGIRGAYAMIADQSPKTPSYKFWTDFMGKKVPFYTGSERIATEFDMVVLYLHVEKVKRGHYKASLINISDNPAETKNNQITLDYIQLLEKQIREKPELYLWTHKRWKHFGKEIPANAVVR